A single genomic interval of Candidatus Poribacteria bacterium harbors:
- a CDS encoding NUDIX hydrolase: MTASTTNTSHTTNQTKSGLKFCPKCASALEERILEGKVRQACTTCDFVFYRDPKPVAGVLAFKDEKLLLIQRGNEPKLGLWSFPTGYVDIGDTPAETAVREAKEEADVDVELDRLLGVYSNDSRTVVLIIYLGRIIAGTPAGRAEALDARLFALNALPKLAFDHDSRILNDFLPPKTDS, translated from the coding sequence GTGACCGCCTCCACAACAAATACTTCCCATACGACCAACCAAACGAAATCAGGACTGAAATTCTGCCCGAAATGCGCAAGTGCCCTTGAAGAGCGAATCCTTGAAGGAAAGGTTCGTCAGGCATGCACGACGTGCGATTTCGTTTTCTATCGCGATCCAAAGCCTGTCGCTGGAGTTCTCGCATTCAAGGACGAAAAACTGTTGCTGATACAACGAGGAAATGAGCCAAAACTGGGGCTATGGAGTTTCCCAACCGGGTATGTCGATATCGGCGACACACCAGCGGAGACAGCCGTCCGAGAAGCGAAAGAAGAAGCGGATGTTGATGTTGAACTGGATAGGCTTCTTGGGGTTTACTCCAACGATAGCCGGACGGTTGTCCTCATTATCTATCTTGGTCGAATCATTGCAGGAACTCCGGCGGGGCGTGCAGAAGCGTTAGATGCGCGTCTCTTTGCCCTCAATGCGTTGCCCAAATTGGCATTCGACCACGACTCCCGTATTTTAAATGACTTTCTTCCCCCAAAGACAGATTCATAA
- a CDS encoding ATP-dependent RNA helicase, translated as MLDCESDNTQHTRLLDDTALPIASLRPAFQNAFATQPLIITAPTGSGKSTMVPLWCAELSGRPTLVMEPRRVACRSLARWLSKLRGEPLGTSVGYTVRFEDVGSETTEIRFVTPGVALRYAVEGELDRYGTIILDEFHERGLESDLFLAICRKKHPDTRLILMSATIDAEKFARSLGGQSLYAEGKAYPVDVRYLGDVTVPTAWRLEDRVVRGVRQALKETDGNILVFLPGKGEISVCLDELRRLRNVEILPLHGDLPTAGQDKVFEETTRRRVILSTNVAETSITLPGVTAVVDTGLVRQRLHQAQRIVLALCPISQASAEQRRGRAGRVIPGVCYRLWEERGQLERETPPEIVREDLAQFVLAVAATGFRPQDLDFLDAPPAFAVERAQKQLAEWGILTQERTLTDFGRELSVFPVDVPYARLLVKAPASVRRDLIDLIAALERPARLWRKLDRLSPEEIDAISEARRKDLMRNHCDATALILTLRHGNPKRHHLHSAAIAECRRIASQLRSLFGAPSLDADREPIQPDRLGLIRYLLRESPDYAYVRRRKGDAWGNGRDEVLLDSSSLIRPKVHAALVLEKEGLAKDTRVQLLGRTALPCTFADLQEAGLGTSHLEAPTLVADEIIGQVRFVYAGREIGRERQPLTGALLREAIATFLLSGRLFPEVGKCLIERINAYNLHLAMKGDAAGVEPHAWLVSRLTDLGVEAAQDWLLLSPDDFVFTLIDEGTFAKISESYPQTFSMNGAKFRVQYEPQEQRITLKWAGGVRQPQLSPWMLPRWEDWKVQVDIRGQLRTLRS; from the coding sequence TTGCTGGACTGCGAGTCAGATAATACACAACATACAAGACTATTAGACGACACAGCACTGCCGATTGCGTCATTGCGTCCGGCGTTCCAAAACGCCTTTGCAACGCAACCGCTCATCATTACAGCGCCTACCGGTAGCGGGAAATCTACAATGGTCCCCCTCTGGTGTGCAGAATTGTCAGGCCGCCCAACCTTAGTCATGGAGCCGCGGCGAGTTGCCTGCCGTTCACTCGCTCGCTGGCTATCAAAGCTCCGGGGAGAACCATTAGGAACTTCAGTGGGTTACACGGTGAGGTTTGAGGATGTAGGCTCTGAAACAACAGAAATCCGATTTGTCACACCGGGTGTTGCCCTGCGCTATGCAGTGGAGGGAGAACTTGATAGATATGGGACAATCATACTCGACGAGTTTCATGAGCGTGGACTAGAATCAGATCTCTTTCTAGCGATTTGCCGAAAAAAACACCCGGACACCCGCCTCATCCTGATGTCTGCGACGATAGATGCCGAGAAGTTTGCTCGCTCTCTCGGCGGACAATCGTTGTATGCCGAGGGGAAAGCCTACCCAGTTGATGTGCGTTACCTCGGTGATGTCACCGTTCCAACGGCGTGGCGGTTGGAGGATCGGGTGGTACGGGGAGTACGTCAAGCGTTGAAAGAGACGGATGGAAACATACTGGTTTTCCTGCCTGGCAAAGGGGAGATTTCCGTATGTCTTGACGAGCTGCGTCGCCTCAGAAACGTCGAGATCTTGCCATTACACGGCGATCTGCCGACAGCGGGGCAGGACAAGGTTTTTGAGGAGACGACGCGCCGCCGTGTGATTCTGTCAACGAATGTCGCTGAAACCTCCATCACATTGCCGGGCGTAACAGCGGTTGTAGACACAGGATTGGTGCGCCAGCGCCTCCATCAGGCGCAGCGAATTGTTCTAGCGCTGTGTCCTATCTCGCAGGCTTCTGCTGAACAGCGACGCGGACGGGCAGGAAGGGTCATACCGGGTGTGTGCTACCGGCTGTGGGAAGAACGGGGGCAACTTGAAAGAGAGACGCCTCCCGAAATCGTACGAGAAGACCTCGCTCAATTTGTGCTCGCGGTTGCCGCAACCGGATTTCGTCCGCAGGACTTGGACTTTCTCGACGCACCGCCGGCTTTTGCTGTTGAACGTGCTCAAAAACAACTGGCGGAATGGGGTATCCTCACTCAGGAGAGAACACTGACCGATTTTGGGCGAGAGCTATCTGTGTTTCCTGTTGATGTCCCCTATGCGCGGTTACTGGTCAAGGCACCTGCTTCTGTCCGTCGAGATCTCATTGACCTGATTGCGGCGCTAGAACGTCCTGCGCGGTTGTGGCGGAAATTGGATCGGCTTTCACCCGAAGAAATCGATGCTATCTCCGAGGCACGGCGCAAAGATTTGATGCGTAATCATTGTGATGCCACAGCCCTGATTTTGACTTTACGGCACGGTAACCCAAAACGGCACCATCTCCACAGCGCAGCTATCGCGGAGTGCCGTCGAATTGCCTCCCAACTTCGATCGCTTTTTGGTGCACCCTCCTTAGATGCGGATCGGGAACCTATTCAACCGGATCGACTTGGACTCATACGTTACCTATTGCGGGAATCACCGGACTATGCCTATGTTCGACGGCGCAAAGGGGACGCGTGGGGGAATGGTCGAGATGAAGTGCTCCTAGATTCCAGTTCACTCATTCGCCCAAAAGTCCACGCCGCGCTCGTCCTCGAAAAGGAAGGACTTGCGAAGGACACACGTGTTCAACTCTTGGGGCGTACCGCTCTCCCTTGCACTTTTGCAGACCTGCAGGAGGCAGGGTTAGGAACTTCTCATTTGGAGGCACCAACCTTAGTAGCAGATGAAATTATCGGACAGGTGCGTTTTGTATACGCCGGCCGAGAGATTGGCAGGGAGCGTCAACCACTGACCGGCGCACTTCTCAGAGAGGCTATTGCCACTTTTCTCCTTTCAGGACGTTTATTTCCGGAGGTAGGAAAATGTTTGATAGAGCGTATCAACGCCTACAATCTCCATCTCGCAATGAAAGGGGACGCTGCCGGAGTGGAACCTCATGCGTGGTTGGTCTCACGCCTCACTGACTTGGGTGTTGAAGCCGCGCAGGATTGGCTGCTGTTATCTCCAGATGATTTTGTGTTCACGCTAATTGACGAAGGGACGTTCGCGAAAATCAGTGAAAGTTATCCACAAACATTCTCAATGAATGGAGCGAAATTTCGAGTTCAATATGAACCCCAAGAACAGC